AGCTCCTCCTCCATACGCCGGGGCGAATAGAAGGCCCCGTCCACCTTCCGGTGCCACTGGACCGCTTCAGGGTTCCGCTTCGCCCAGAAGGCATGACCGTCGGGCAGGAGGGTGCCGGAGGGCACCATGGCCGTGCCCATCTCCTTCTCCACCACGTCATAGAGCTTGCTCGCGTAGCCCTTGCCGCGCTCGCGGGACGGCACGTTCGTCCAATCGACCTCCCAGCGGCCATCATCCCGGCGCACCAGCTCCACACGGCCAAGAATGCCCTCGATACCCTCCGGCAGGCGCTGCCCCTCCGAGGGCTTCGGAAACAGGTCGAAGGCCACCACGTCGTGCCCACCGGCGCCCCGGCGCACCGAGCCGCGCACCACCATGTCGTCTCCGACCGGGATTTCCTTCCATCGCGCCGCCTGGGCCAGCACATCGTCGCCCAGCGCCTCGGGGGCCTCGCCCGCCCGTACATCGATCCCCTCCTTCCGATAGAGGTCGAAAGCGCTCTCGCCGAGGCCGCGCCGCTCCGCGCGTGCCGCATAGTGTGCCTCCAAGATGGCTGCATTCGCTGCGGCTTCCTCCTCCGCCAGTCCGGCTTCCACAAGCTGGCGTCGCACATCGTCGAAGACCGGGCGCGGACCCACCTCGATGTTCTGGGCCAGGCGGTCAAATTCCGCCTTGGAGAGCTGGGAGGCGGACCGGCCGAGCACTTCGCCAAGGATGGTCGAACCGACACTGAAGAGGCCCCCGACGCCACCACCGAACGCCGCGCCCACTGCCGTGCTGGAGAGATAATCCCCGGGCGTGCGGGCGACGTGGGTGCCCTGCATGATCGCTTCGTTTGCAAAGCCTCCCGCCGCACCCGCCAGGGCGCCAGCTCCGATGCTCTTCGCGAGCCCAGCTCCGAGCCTGCCGACCCGGTAGACCGCGCCGGCGGGGAGAAAGGTGGTGGGGTTTGCAAAGCCGAGCGGCAAGCCGAGACCGATTGCCCAGTAGGGATGCTGGGCCTTGATCATCTCGTTCTCTTTCTCGTCCTGAAAATTCTGCTTGAGCAGATTCATCTCCGGGGCGGACCCCACATAGGCCGCGCGTCCGCGGAAGGCTGGATCGAACTCGAACTCGTAGCCTTCCATGTCGGGATAGGGGTTGTAGCTCTCGTCCCGCTTCAGCCCCCAGGTCTCGTAGGTGGAGCGGATCGTGGACACGACTTCGTTGTCATATAGGAGGGCGCCGCCCACATCCCGAATTGTGCCGAGCACCCCGCGATCAGGAAGGTTGGGGCCCTGGCGTTCGCGCAACGGCTCCATCGGGCGGGGGATGGTGAACACGTCGGGCTCGCGGGGTGTGACTTCCACCCAGCTTTCCCAAGGTTCTGTCGCCTTCGCGGGCACAGCCGGGCTCGCCTCGCTGGTGGACACCGGCAAGGTGGTTTCATCGACCATCGGATGTCACTCCGGAATTGTCACACCGCCGACTGCGCCCTTTGGCGCGTCGGAATAGGGTTGGGCTTCCTGGGCGGCGCGGGTCCGGCGGAGCGGATAGCCCGTGTACGCTTGGGAGATCGTGTCCTTCACCCGCTCGTCTTCATTGGACTTCTGAAGCTGCGCCTGATCGTCCGCTTTCTTCGCGGCCTTGCCATCGAAGCGGACCCGCACCGGCAAATTGTCTGCCCCGCGCAATTCATCCCATTTGCCGGTTTCGTCCTTGAACCAGACGCCGTAGCGAGGCGGCCGCGCGTTCTCAGCGCCGGACTCCAGCGCCTTCACATCTGCGGCGGTTTCGGGCGTCGAAATCAGCTCCCAGTCCTGCGCCTTCACCCCCGCCTTCTTCATCACCCCCTCAACAGAGGTCTTCATCCAGTCGAAGGAGTTGTTCACCGGCTGGTAGTAGCGCTCCGGGGGATAGTTCATGACGCGGCCGCCCTTGCCCATCAGCGGAAGGCTGTTCCACCATGAGCGGTCCCCGCCGCCATGAATGTCGGTCTCTCCCCACTGCCGCTGGAGCCGCTCGATGGTCAGCTTCTTCGCGAGGTCGGCATCGCCATTCGCGGCGACATACATTTCACGATAGAGCTTGGTGTAATCGTATTGGAGCTTCTGGGATTGGGGCGGGCTGAGCGGAGGTGTGCCGGCATACCCATCCTTGTCCGCCTGGGTCAGTTCATCGCCGGCCCCCTCGGTTGTCTTCACGTTGGTGGCGAAGATGGCCGGCAAGTCCGCGACGGTGAGTCCGAGCCCGTTGTTCGTGTCCTTCAGGGTCTTGTCCGCCTCTTTCAAAAGGCGCTCCCGCCCGGCTGCGGCCGCAGGGTCCGAGTCCTTTTTGATGAGGTCGAAAAGCTCCTGCGCTGTTCGAACGTTCGAGCCCTCTGCGAAAATGGATGCCGCGGTCGCCATCTTCGTCCCGAATGTTCTGGTGAACACGTCGGGACTGCGCTTGTACAGCGCGCTGAGGGCGCCCATGCTGAAGGTGAACGCGCCCAAGTCGCGCGACCCGTAGAGCGCCGAAAGTGGCCCCTGCACGTCCTTTGGGATCATACCGGTGCGGTCCAAGATTGCCGCAGCCTGCGCGACAGCTTGGGTGTCCTGCTTTCCCAAGTTCTTGCCGACACTTAGCGCGCCCGAATACAGCTCGACGGCCTTCTTGTCGTCCTTGTCCAGCGGGTCGAACGCATAGGCCTTGTTCTGGCCGTCGATCTTGTCGATGGCGTCGGCAAGGATATTCGTCTCGCCCTGGCGATCCTCGATCAGCTTCTCCAGCTTCACATATTCGCCGGCGTCGGTGATGACCCCGTTCTGCCGGTCCTGGACAAGGTTCGCGATGCCGTAAGTGCCGTCGTGGATGCCGAACTCGATCTGGTTGACGTAGGAGTCGTGGCGCTCCTTGTCTGCTGCGCGAATGCGGACCTGTTCCTGTCGCAGGCGCGCCTCCGACTGCTGGTCCATCGCGCTGCTGTAGGTGGCGTATGTGCCCGTGCCCCCAGACCCTTCCACTTTCCGCTGCCAGACGTCCATAAACTGCGCCGAGGTGACGTTCTCCACGCTGCCGAATTGGGCCTTCATGTCGCTCGGGATGTTGCCCCAGATCGCCAGCTTCGCCCACTTCTCGCCCTTCTGGCGCCCTTCGGCCGTCGAGAGCATGGACTGCCATGCAGGCTGATTTGGGTTGCGCATATGCGCCGCGAGGCCGGCGGCGCCTTGCTGGTGCATCAGATAGAGCTGGGTGGCCGTCGGGGGGCGACCGAACTCCTTCTGGAAGTCAGCCGCCCGCTCCTTCAGGATCCGGATTCCAGCCTCCGCATTGGCGCGCGCATCGAAGATGTCCCCGCCCCCGCCATACTTCGCCATCTCCTCGTCGGAGAGCTGGAACAGCCCCTTGTAGGAGCCGGTGACGTTGCGGGGATCGCCCGAGCTTTCAATGTCGGCATATGCCTTGAGCAGATTGGGGTCGAGGCCGTGCTTGGCGGCGAGGTCATCCAGGATTGCGGACACCTGCGGCGCCCGTCGGCTGAGCCCTTCTGCACGGCGCGCCGTTCCACCGCCGCCCGGCATGGCCGGCGTGACCCCTGCCCGTGCCGCCTGCTGCCGATCCATCTCGGTGGCGAATGTGCTCGCCTTCGCGCGCAGCGCCTTGGCTTCGTCGATCCGCCCTTCTCGCTCCGCTTGGTCAGCAAGCCTATGGTAGCCGTCAATTCGGCCTTGGATGAGCTTCGGCTCCCACTGCTCGATGATCCGGCTCTTTGCCTCAGGGGGAAGCCCAGACTGAGCGATGAGCTGGCCTAGCCCCGCATTGGTGGGATCCCACGCTTCAGGGTTTTGCTGGAGCCCATTGACCGCAGAAGTACCAAAGCGGTTGATCTCGCCCGTGTAGTGGTTGGTGCGTAGCCCCTCCATGGTGGAGCGGCCCCGCGCCTCATACTGCGCACGGGCCTGGGCAACGTCCGCCTCTTTCCGAGCGCGAAGCTTCGGGTCCGTGATGCCCGCGAGGTAAGCGCCGAAGTTCTTGTCGAACACCTCGCCGAACATCTTGTCCACGCCGGATCCATCCGCGGGAGCGCTTTTCATGCGCTCGTCCAATTCGCGGTTTACCGCCCCCGTGGTGTTGTAGAAGCCGGTCGTGGCGTTGAAAGCGTTGAGTTGCTCCTGTTCCGCCTTCTGCTTGTCGGCGATGCCCTGGAGGTCAGAGCCAACCCCGGAAATCGCGCGCCCGAGCCCTGCGACTGCCGCACCCGGCGCGCCAGCATTGGAGATGTTCGCGCGCGTCGGGGTGACGCGCACATCGCGGTCCACGCCGAAGTCCCGGCGCGGGCTGAAATCTTCGATATCGGGAATTTTGACCATCAGCCGTATGCCTTCGCCCAAGAGCCAAGACCGCTGACGATGGAGCTACCGGCGCCGATCATCGCCGCCTGCTTCGCGTTCTTCGCTTCCATCTCGGCCGCCTGGGCCTCCGTCAGCCACATGCGCTTCTTCTCCTGCCCCTCGTAGAGCGAGGTCGCCTCTCGCAATGACCCCTCCTGCTGGGTCACACCGATTTGGTTCAAAGTGGATGGATCGGCCGTGCCACCGCCGGAGAGCCCGGCCACCGCCTTCTGCGAGGAGATGAAGCGGTTCGTCTTGATCCGCTCGCCCTCAGCCTTGCGCTGGGCCGCAGCCTGCTCCTGACTGGCGTTGATGAGGTCCTGCTTCTTCTGGTACTCGGCCGCGGCCGCCTGTGCATTGCCGGCCGCGATGGTGCCGACGGCGGAGACCGCCGATCCGAGTAGGCCGATCAAGGGGGCGAACATCGTCAGGGCTCCCAGGCGAAGAGGCGCATGCCGAAGCGGGTCCCCACCTCCCGGAAGCCGAGGCGAGCGAGAAAGGCGGGCGCGGTCGGGATGATCGGCGAGGCGACGGCGAGCACCCGCTCGTGGCCGGCGTCGCGCGCAGCCTCGAGCACCCGGCGGCACTCCCGCCAGAAGGCGAGCCGATGGTGGCGCGCCTCGCGCGTGACCTTGCACCAGGCGATGACCTCGCCGCTCTCGCAGTAATCGAGGCCGCCGGCGGCGACAAACCGCCCGTCCACGAAGCCGATCAGGCCCACGGTCCGCTCGCCGGCCGCGCGGCCACAGTGCCGCGGCAGGTCCTCAGGGACCAGGGGGCGAATTTCAGGATTCATTGGTGGTGATCCCGAAGATGGTGCCCAGCACCGCCGCGGAATAAGGCGCCGCGCATTCGAGGCAGATGCGGGAATCCGTGTCGAAGCCGCCGCCCCACATGCCCATGGGCGCGTCATAGACCGTGTAGACCGCATCCTCCGCCTGGATCTCATCCCCCTCGATGGTAGGCATGGGGTCCATGAGGCCGAAGTCCGGCCCGTAGCGCAGCGCCTTCCTGTGCGCATGGGCAAGGGCGAAGCCGAACGACTTCACCGCCTTCTTCTGCAACAGCGCGGTGCCCACCCGCCCGCCATAGGCGAGCTTTGGCGACTTGTACCGGGCGCGGTAGGGGAGCCCGACTTTCAGGTCCGCCGAGACCACCACCGCCGCGCCGTCCAGCACGAGGCGGCCGTTGCTGATGGTCCCATAGGGCTTGTATTCGCTGCCGTCGGCGAGCACCTCGTCCCCGCGCAGCGCCACCACCTGCTTGCCTTCCAGGTGGCGGAAGGCGTCCGCCGCGGATGGGCTGCGCACGAAGGAGTCGCCGCCGACGAGCCCTCCCCTGCCCTCCTTCTCCCGCGCCCACTTCTCCAGATAGCGGCGCGTGCCGTCGGCTGTGGTGCGCCGGACGATGTAATAGACCGCATCCTCGCCCTTGGCCGGCAGGACCGCCACGTCCTCGATGACGCCGTCCGTCTCCACCGTGGACCAGCAGTCCACCTCTTCGAGGAAGTCCGTCATGAACATGGCGACCGTGCCATCCGGGCGGATGGCATGCACCCGCGTGTCCGGCTGGCGCTGGATGGCGATGGCGTCCACGCCCTCCAGGATTTCGTCGTTCAAGAGGTTCAGATCGCGCGCCTGATAGTCCTGCACCTGCGGGCTGTAGCTGAACTCCATGAGCCGCGTCTCGGAGCGATGCGCATAGATCGCCCGCGCGTCGAGGCGGCAGGGCTGTATATCGGGCGAGGTGCCATGGGTGGTCGCCGGCCGCGGCGTGAAAGCTCCCCCGGTCAGCGGCTCGTCGAAGGAGGACGAGCGGATAGACGAGATGCTGCCCTCGGTCCCCACCACCAGGCGGGACATGGGCAGGATGAAGCGGATGTTGTCCACGGTGCCGGTGGTGGAGACCGAGCGCGAGATCGCCGCGCTATCGCCGCTGTCGTTCGCCTCGATGTCATGGGACACGTAATTGTCCGAGACCGAGCCGTACATCTGGTCGCCCTTGGCCCAGAACAGCCGGCTTTCCGTGATGCCCACGGCCGTCGGCCAGCCCCGGTAGTCCGACCATTCCCCCTCCTTCCAGAAGTCCGAAAAGGTGGAATTGAAGAAGGGCTTCAGCACCTCAATTTCGCACTCGGTAGAGGAGACCACCCGCGTGATACGGCACCGCCCCTTGCCGCCGCCCCAGGGGTATTGCTGGTTCACGGTGAGGGAGCCGGACCGGTAGGTGCCATCCCGAAAGCCGAACTTGTGGAAATTGATCGCGTTGTTGTCGGTGATGAAGTCGGTGGTCTTCTCGCTCTTGTTGATCGAGGCGTTGTTCTTCGTGAAGGTGTTCTTCGACATGTTCGCGGCGTAGGGATCACCCTTGATCTTGTAGCCGCCGTCCGGATCGTCCCGCGAAACCATGTGGTAGGCGGACCCGTCGTAAAACCCTTGATAATTCGTCACGATCCAGCGCTCGGAGAAGAGCTGGTCGTTCTGGATGAAGCAGGTCCCCGTCACCCGCATCGGGTCCGTGTAGGCGTTGGAGGCCCCGAGGGTGAAGGTCTGGTTGTAGTTCTGGTTGAACACCTCGAAGAGGGCGTTGAGGTGCCCGGCGCGGAAGAAGGGGCGATCGGCGAAGATGCGGCCGTTGCCCTCGGTCACATCGACCCGGAGCTTTACCTGCTTCACCGTGACGTCTGCCGAGAACGGCCCGTCCTCCGGCCGGTAGATCACATGGGAGAAGGAGACCGGCGAGCGGCGCTCGAGGATGCTCGGTGCGCGCTTCTCCCGGGCCATGAACATCTGGTCACCCGACTGGTACCAGCGCAGCCGCTTCAGGTTGGCGAAGTCGCCCGAATAATAGTCCGCGTTGTAGCCGCCGTCGGCATAGTAGGGCAGCAGCAGCGGCCCGGCCGGCTCGAAGGCGATGGACTTGACGATGATCTCCCGCTGGAGCCGGCTCTCGAACTCAAACGTGTAGTCCCCGAGGTCCGGCGGGAGCACGATCGAGTGGTAGCCGGTGTCCAGCTCGGTATCGAAGACGGCGGGCCCGGACGGCGTGTTCACCCGGAAGATGACCGGCCCCCGGGTCACGTTGATGCGCACGCCCACCGCGGCGCGCCCGGCGCTGATGGGAATGGTCTGCCACACCCGGACCGATCCGCCGCGGGGGATCACGTTCAGGACGAGGCCGCGGCCATCGGCCACCGCCGTGGGATAGATCGGCGTGATGGTGCTCGCCGAGGAACCGCCGCCCGTCTGCGCCGCACCAAGGCCGTTCAGCAAGTTGTTCAGCCAGTCGGAGAGGTCGCCGATATCGAAGGACGGCTTGTCGTCGTCCTCCGGCGCCGGCGCGTCTGCGGGGGTTCCCGACACCCACGAGGACCAGCCGGTGAGGCCGTTGAGCCAGTTGCCGTTGACGAAGGCGGCGCCGGCATCACTCCGCTGAATGGGCTCCAGGCGCTCGATGAGCTCTCCCGGGTGCTCGCCCACCGTGACCTCGTCCCGCTGCCGCCAGAAGCGCAGGCCCAGCCGGCAGAACTCCACCAGCGCCATATCCTCCATGCTGAAGACAAAGGGCACCATCCGGGAGCGCGCGCCATGCTCGGCGATGGGCTCCAGGAACTCCAGCGGCGGGCGCATGAGCATGGGCCCATAGGTCTTCGGCACGAAGTTGCGCTGGAGCTCGGCGGCGAGGCGCATCTGGGCGAGATCGACGCGGGCGAGCGCCGTCTTCGCCACCTCGCCCCTGTTGAAGGTGACGACTTCGGGACGCAGCGTTGCCATCAGGGCCTCGCAGAGCCGTAGGCGTTGGGCCAGCGGCCACGCCGGCTGTTCACCCAGGAGGACGTCGGGAGCGGCTGTGAGCCGAGGTTGCCGGCATCGAGCGCCAGGGCCTCCACCAGGGCCTTGTCGGCCGCCTTCTCCAGCGTGACCGCCGCCTCTTTGCTGCCGATGGCCTTGGGCGCGATCTTGGCGGCGAGCATCAGGCTCATGGCGTGCGCGAAGTGGGCGGACCACTGCCCGACGTCCCCGCCGAACTGGTCGTGGCAGGACACATAGCGCACGTAGAGCGGGCTGATGTTGGCGTACCAGTGCCCGCCCTGATCGAGGAAGGGCACGAGGCCGGCCCGCATCTGCTCACTGGCGGCGATCACGTGCGTGCGCTTCCAGTCGCAGGGCTTGGAGAAGGCGTGGTCATAGCCGAAAGCGGGGGTGAACCCCTCATCCGGGTCGATCATCACGGCGCGCAGGGCGAAGGACCACGAGCCGGCCTCCAGGCACCGGTCCCGCACGTCGCACCAGTTCCGGTCGAGGAGGCGCTTCGCCTCCCCGCCCCCGGTGTCCTGCATGTCGGCGAGCGTGCGCTGGCCCAGCTCCGTCAAAGCGGAGTTGTAGATCGACAGGACCGAGGCCATGTCAGGCCACCACCGCCATGGCCTGCTCGGCCAGGAGACGCTCCACCTCTGCCACCGCGTCCTCGCGCGTCGCCAGCTCGCGGGCCACCACCTCCAGCGTTTCGGTACGGATGACGCACCACTTGGCCGTCGGACCCTGCCACTTGGCGAAGAAGGCCGGCCGCTGGGCGCGCTCCTCGGCGGAGGCCTCGCGTTGCTCCACCAGTCGCTCCATGGCGACGGGATCGACATAGGCGCGCAGCACGCGCAGCTTCGGGCCGGAGATATCCACGGCGAGCACCCGCAACTCCACGTCGAGCGACTGGTCCAGCGCGAAGATGTTCACGAGGTCGCCGGGCTTCAGGAGCGCCCGGATGTGGGTCCACCAGGACGGGTTCGACAGATCGTCGATATGGACGCCCGCCGGCACCTTGATGGTGTAGGAGACGCAGGCGAAGGGCGTCTCCTTCAGGTCGTTCACGAACGGCTTGTACATGCTGGGCTCCAAAGAAAAGCCCCGCCGAGCGGGCCCGGCGGGGCGTGTGTTTCAGCGATGGTCGGGCCGTCAGGTGATGGAGAGGCCCGCCGAGAGGGTGGCGCCAGCGCCCGACACCGCGGTCACGCGATGGAAGGTGATGGCGTTGGTGTCGGTCTTCGACACGATGACGATGTCCCCCACCTTCATGCCCATCTTCAGCGCATCCGCGATGTAGCCGGCGCCGGCCACGGTCGCGGTCGCGTCCGTGCTGGCGTAGCGCCACATCTTGAAGTCGCCGCCGAGGGGCTCGAAGGAGACGGTGACGAGGTTGTCCCGATTGTAGGCCATGGGCTCACTCCGCCACGTATTCGGAGCCGTCGTGCGCCACCAGCACGAGAGCGCTGTTCTGCAGCAGCTTCGCGCCGTGGAACACGGAGGCCCGGAAGAAGTAGAAGTCGTCTTCCTCGTTGTAGCCGGCGGCCGTGCTCATCCCGGCCGTGTCGATGGCATGGCCGAGGGCGTTCTTGTGGTACATGAAGCAGGTCTCGTTGGCCGTGCCCACGCCCGGAAGGCGGTTGTGCACGATCCACTTCAGGCCCGCGTACATGTAGCGGTTGCCCTCCTGCGGGGAGGCCCCGCCGGCGGTGAGCGGGGTGGCGCCCCGATAGAGGGACGACGCGAACTCCGGCACCTGGAGCATGTAGGCTTCATAGGCCGGAGAGATGACGAAGTGGATGTTGCCATCCAGATCGATCTTGTTGTTCAGCAGGATGGTGCGCGCCCGCAGGGTGTTGCTGAGGCTCGCCTTCTTGGCGGCGCCCGTGTCCTGCGTGCCCTGCTGGAGTTCGGCGATGATGACGTCGTCGATCTCGCGATTGATGACGCCCACCGACTCCACCTGCTGGAGCTGGCGCATGTCGGCCTGGGCGGTGAAGAAGTTGAAGCGGGTCTGCTCCACCTTGTCGTGGGCCTCGACCAGCGGAGCGGTGATCTGCTGGACGTTGTTCTTGCGGGCGGGAATGCGACCGTTCATGCCGCGCGTGGTCGCCGAGGCGCCGCCGGAGCCGCCCAGGGGGAACACCACCTGGTTGCCGGCGATCATGCCCTCGGTGATGCAGGTGTCGCGCAGCAGCGCATTGCGCTGTTCGAACACCTTCACCCACTCGCGGCGGTAAACGGTCATGGGAGCCGTATCGGCCATGACTGTTCTCCAGATCTGACGATGTAGGGGGTCAGCCGCTCGATGCGGGGTGGCCGGCTGTCGCCGCTGCCGCTCTTGTGCGGGTGTTCCGTCTCAGGCGGCCGGCAATGCCGGGGTGGCCCCGATCAGGAACGAAAAGCGAACTCTATGTAACGAATATTGATAATTCAGGCAAGACTCATCACGAACGACCATCACGCAACCTTCTGGCCGCGCGCCTCCATGTAGGAGAGGAGGCGGGAATACTCCTCCTGGATGGCGGGCGAGCGGTACTTCGACCAGTCCTTGGTGCGCAGGTCCTCGATTTCCTTGATGCGCTCGGCGGCGCTGGCCGGGGTGACGGAGCCGTCTCCGGCATATTCGCGGATGGAGGGGTTCGCGTTGACCCCGACGTTCACCAGGAAGCGCAAGACGTCAGGGTTGTTGCCGAGCTTCTTCCCGTCGGCGCCGCGCGCGCCCATGATGGCGCCGAAGAGCTCCTCGTTGCCTT
The nucleotide sequence above comes from Xanthobacter flavus. Encoded proteins:
- a CDS encoding transglycosylase SLT domain-containing protein, which gives rise to MVKIPDIEDFSPRRDFGVDRDVRVTPTRANISNAGAPGAAVAGLGRAISGVGSDLQGIADKQKAEQEQLNAFNATTGFYNTTGAVNRELDERMKSAPADGSGVDKMFGEVFDKNFGAYLAGITDPKLRARKEADVAQARAQYEARGRSTMEGLRTNHYTGEINRFGTSAVNGLQQNPEAWDPTNAGLGQLIAQSGLPPEAKSRIIEQWEPKLIQGRIDGYHRLADQAEREGRIDEAKALRAKASTFATEMDRQQAARAGVTPAMPGGGGTARRAEGLSRRAPQVSAILDDLAAKHGLDPNLLKAYADIESSGDPRNVTGSYKGLFQLSDEEMAKYGGGGDIFDARANAEAGIRILKERAADFQKEFGRPPTATQLYLMHQQGAAGLAAHMRNPNQPAWQSMLSTAEGRQKGEKWAKLAIWGNIPSDMKAQFGSVENVTSAQFMDVWQRKVEGSGGTGTYATYSSAMDQQSEARLRQEQVRIRAADKERHDSYVNQIEFGIHDGTYGIANLVQDRQNGVITDAGEYVKLEKLIEDRQGETNILADAIDKIDGQNKAYAFDPLDKDDKKAVELYSGALSVGKNLGKQDTQAVAQAAAILDRTGMIPKDVQGPLSALYGSRDLGAFTFSMGALSALYKRSPDVFTRTFGTKMATAASIFAEGSNVRTAQELFDLIKKDSDPAAAAGRERLLKEADKTLKDTNNGLGLTVADLPAIFATNVKTTEGAGDELTQADKDGYAGTPPLSPPQSQKLQYDYTKLYREMYVAANGDADLAKKLTIERLQRQWGETDIHGGGDRSWWNSLPLMGKGGRVMNYPPERYYQPVNNSFDWMKTSVEGVMKKAGVKAQDWELISTPETAADVKALESGAENARPPRYGVWFKDETGKWDELRGADNLPVRVRFDGKAAKKADDQAQLQKSNEDERVKDTISQAYTGYPLRRTRAAQEAQPYSDAPKGAVGGVTIPE
- a CDS encoding phage capsid protein encodes the protein MADTAPMTVYRREWVKVFEQRNALLRDTCITEGMIAGNQVVFPLGGSGGASATTRGMNGRIPARKNNVQQITAPLVEAHDKVEQTRFNFFTAQADMRQLQQVESVGVINREIDDVIIAELQQGTQDTGAAKKASLSNTLRARTILLNNKIDLDGNIHFVISPAYEAYMLQVPEFASSLYRGATPLTAGGASPQEGNRYMYAGLKWIVHNRLPGVGTANETCFMYHKNALGHAIDTAGMSTAAGYNEEDDFYFFRASVFHGAKLLQNSALVLVAHDGSEYVAE